A stretch of the Vibrio gazogenes genome encodes the following:
- the astE gene encoding succinylglutamate desuccinylase: MKDFLHTMLQGQPPQETSGENAELTWQWLADGVLLLEPKVVADDIKHVLMSAGVHGNETAPIEILSRHVNRLLSGEIPLAVRLLVVLGNPDAIRAGVRYQSVDLNRLFHGYHRHYPACSETQRAIELENIVETFFADTSTERFHFDLHTAIRESFHLRFGVLPQKTLASDDFLHGLIGMGLEALVINPIPGGTFSYYTHAALQVQSCTLELGKVRPFGENDLSQFAAADRALECFICGEAFSADMLAPIKVYQVVRELKKLSDDFHFIDVSDDAKNFTSFSQGTLIAQDGDVMYRVERGNEWLIFPNAGVKTGLRAGLMLAEADIDALM, encoded by the coding sequence ATGAAGGATTTTCTTCACACGATGTTACAAGGACAGCCACCGCAAGAGACCTCTGGTGAAAACGCTGAGTTAACCTGGCAATGGCTGGCGGATGGTGTCTTGCTGCTGGAGCCGAAAGTTGTGGCGGATGATATCAAACATGTGTTGATGTCGGCTGGTGTGCATGGCAATGAAACGGCCCCGATAGAAATTCTGTCTCGACACGTCAACCGTTTATTAAGCGGGGAAATACCACTGGCAGTTCGCTTGTTGGTGGTGCTTGGCAATCCGGATGCCATTCGGGCCGGGGTTCGCTACCAATCGGTGGATCTGAATCGATTATTTCATGGTTACCACCGTCATTATCCGGCGTGCTCGGAGACTCAGCGCGCGATTGAGTTGGAAAACATTGTCGAAACATTTTTTGCCGATACCAGCACCGAACGATTTCATTTTGATTTACATACCGCGATTCGCGAATCCTTTCATCTCCGTTTCGGAGTGTTACCGCAAAAGACACTGGCTTCAGACGATTTTCTCCACGGCTTGATTGGTATGGGACTGGAAGCGTTGGTGATTAACCCGATTCCCGGTGGCACATTCAGTTACTACACCCATGCCGCGTTGCAGGTGCAGAGTTGTACGCTGGAATTAGGCAAAGTCCGACCATTCGGTGAAAATGACCTCAGCCAGTTTGCCGCTGCCGACAGAGCGCTGGAATGCTTTATTTGCGGGGAAGCTTTTTCTGCCGATATGTTGGCACCAATTAAGGTTTATCAGGTTGTCCGTGAACTGAAAAAGTTGTCGGATGATTTTCATTTTATTGATGTCAGTGATGATGCCAAAAACTTCACCAGTTTTTCTCAAGGGACGTTAATTGCCCAAGATGGCGATGTGATGTATCGGGTTGAACGCGGCAATGAATGGCTGATTTTCCCGAATGCCGGGGTGAAGACCGGCTTGCGTGCAGGTTTGATGCTGGCAGAGGCCGATATCGATGCATTAATGTGA
- a CDS encoding sensor domain-containing diguanylate cyclase, with protein sequence MIIRFVLTIFLMTVYCQNTFAATGHHNSTPTLLTGAAYFHEDGTTPLSFAQAEQRFRSGDVHYPSQDFMSFGIHKHATWIKLDVQNHTQIAQYRRLNAAQPWVDDLAIYLVNDQGMIQTWHSGDHQVADSHLLPGIGFVFDMELPPGQSEIFIRGQSLDPLTLPIALLDAYQSRVLDAQIHVTSGILYGILLALVGMNLVLYLSIKQLDALLYSLYISCFIIVNISYNGYGFAWLYPHSVFIENHLTLIMMIFHGVSGLVFVSNFLRIHQHSPKLNLALLIYGGLGILTMVALISLNMHLWATKFAFKFLSLTTMLMILLGVLNLNKTKDTLYFLIAVICSMLGLLITTLSVWGIIPYNYYSYNGAVFGVVFEATILAVIVAYRLKDFEQQRITAEYLSSYDPLTNLFNRRSFMAAGHQCIQQSNRTKKTLSFVMMDIDHFKQINDTYGHHVGDLALSHIAELLKRHTRENDIIARWGGEEMVILLPDTNAEQALAYTEHLRAAIAATPFRHEALDIQITASFGIATRINTETLETLYRLADKRLYRAKQQGRNRVEPQDRHLIVTTQEPY encoded by the coding sequence ATGATAATACGTTTTGTATTGACTATTTTTTTGATGACCGTTTATTGTCAAAATACTTTTGCTGCGACAGGCCATCACAATAGCACGCCGACATTACTGACTGGTGCCGCCTATTTTCATGAGGATGGCACAACGCCCTTATCGTTTGCGCAGGCTGAACAACGCTTTCGCAGCGGAGATGTACACTACCCGTCTCAAGATTTTATGTCGTTCGGCATCCACAAACACGCCACATGGATTAAGCTCGATGTGCAAAATCATACGCAGATTGCACAATACCGGCGTCTCAATGCAGCACAACCATGGGTCGATGATCTGGCAATTTATCTGGTCAATGACCAAGGTATGATTCAAACGTGGCATTCCGGAGATCACCAGGTTGCAGATTCACATCTGTTACCCGGTATTGGTTTTGTGTTTGATATGGAACTCCCTCCCGGGCAAAGCGAGATTTTCATCCGGGGTCAGTCGCTTGACCCATTAACACTCCCGATTGCTTTACTCGATGCCTATCAATCCAGAGTCCTTGACGCACAAATCCATGTCACGTCCGGTATCTTGTATGGCATCTTACTGGCCTTGGTGGGAATGAACCTTGTCTTATACCTATCGATAAAACAGTTAGACGCCCTGCTTTACTCGCTTTACATCAGCTGTTTCATCATCGTCAATATTTCTTACAATGGCTATGGTTTCGCTTGGTTATACCCTCATTCAGTGTTTATCGAAAATCATCTCACGCTGATCATGATGATTTTTCATGGCGTCTCCGGATTAGTTTTTGTCTCTAACTTTCTGCGTATCCATCAACACTCACCCAAATTAAATCTGGCACTGTTGATCTATGGTGGTTTGGGTATTTTAACGATGGTCGCTTTGATCAGTTTAAACATGCACCTGTGGGCCACCAAATTTGCCTTCAAGTTTCTCTCACTCACCACGATGCTGATGATCTTACTGGGTGTTTTAAACCTAAATAAAACCAAAGACACACTCTATTTTCTGATTGCAGTCATATGCAGCATGCTAGGGCTGCTCATTACTACGCTTTCAGTCTGGGGGATTATTCCTTATAACTATTACAGTTATAACGGGGCGGTATTCGGTGTGGTTTTTGAAGCCACGATTCTGGCCGTGATCGTCGCTTATCGATTAAAAGATTTTGAACAGCAGAGAATCACAGCGGAATATCTGTCGTCCTATGACCCATTAACGAATCTGTTCAACAGACGCTCATTTATGGCAGCCGGTCACCAGTGTATTCAACAATCGAATCGTACGAAGAAAACACTCAGTTTCGTGATGATGGACATCGATCATTTTAAACAAATTAATGATACATACGGACATCACGTCGGTGATCTTGCCCTGAGCCACATTGCAGAACTACTCAAACGACATACACGAGAAAATGATATTATTGCGCGCTGGGGCGGTGAAGAAATGGTGATATTACTCCCTGATACAAATGCAGAACAGGCGCTCGCTTATACAGAACATTTACGTGCCGCCATTGCAGCGACACCATTCCGACACGAGGCGCTAGACATTCAGATTACCGCTAGCTTTGGGATTGCGACCCGGATAAATACTGAAACATTAGAAACGCTTTACCGGCTCGCAGATAAACGACTCTACCGAGCCAAACAACAGGGAAGAAACCGTGTCGAACCCCAAGACCGACACCTCATCGTCACCACGCAGGAACCATATTAA
- a CDS encoding ATP-binding protein — protein MTDSAKDEAALRQEIHRLNKVVTSLMDRAEREANKLSGNYGLFQDAVMLENQVRRRTAELESALRENERINRDLTQEREEQRKLIKKLEDAHNQLLQSEKLASIGQLAAGVAHEVNNPIGFVNSNLDMLKGYVEQLLALHDQYAQYEAALPPEIQTRLDAYKHSIDIDYLRTDIVTLVNESIDGVTRVRRIVQDLRDFSRPGNCDWQTVDIHDCIDSTLNVVWNEIKFKAEVIRQYSTLPPIECLPSQLNQVFLNLLLNAAQAIPEWGTITIQTAVAQDQAIITICDNGVGIDESIIPHIFDPFFTTKAIGKGTGLGLSVTYGIIEKHGGRIEVESTPGKGSTFTIHLPIKRT, from the coding sequence ATGACTGATTCAGCCAAAGATGAAGCCGCTCTGCGTCAGGAAATTCACCGCCTCAATAAAGTCGTCACCTCACTGATGGACCGGGCCGAGCGTGAGGCAAACAAACTGTCCGGTAACTACGGTCTGTTTCAGGATGCGGTCATGCTGGAAAATCAAGTGCGCCGTCGCACAGCCGAACTCGAATCAGCATTGCGTGAAAATGAGCGTATCAACCGCGACTTGACTCAGGAACGCGAAGAGCAACGTAAATTGATCAAAAAGCTGGAGGATGCCCACAATCAACTCTTGCAATCAGAGAAACTGGCATCCATTGGTCAATTAGCTGCCGGTGTTGCCCATGAAGTAAACAATCCGATTGGTTTTGTCAATTCTAACCTCGATATGCTGAAAGGCTATGTTGAACAGCTATTGGCGCTGCATGACCAATATGCTCAATATGAAGCCGCCCTCCCCCCTGAAATTCAAACCCGGCTCGATGCCTATAAACACAGCATTGACATCGATTATCTGCGGACTGACATTGTCACTCTGGTGAACGAATCCATCGATGGTGTGACACGCGTTCGGAGAATCGTGCAAGATTTACGCGACTTTTCACGTCCCGGTAATTGTGATTGGCAAACCGTCGATATTCACGATTGTATTGACAGTACACTCAATGTTGTCTGGAATGAAATTAAATTCAAAGCAGAGGTGATCCGCCAATACAGTACACTGCCGCCGATTGAATGCCTGCCGTCTCAACTCAATCAGGTTTTTCTCAATCTACTACTGAACGCAGCTCAGGCCATTCCCGAATGGGGCACCATCACCATCCAAACCGCCGTGGCGCAAGATCAAGCGATCATCACGATTTGCGACAACGGTGTCGGCATCGATGAAAGCATCATTCCCCACATTTTTGATCCCTTTTTCACCACCAAAGCCATTGGCAAAGGCACCGGACTGGGGCTCTCGGTTACTTATGGCATTATCGAAAAACACGGTGGACGGATCGAGGTTGAATCGACACCGGGAAAAGGCAGCACATTTACGATTCATTTGCCCATAAAACGCACCTGA
- a CDS encoding FIST N-terminal domain-containing protein, whose protein sequence is MGKPNPILTGHSCAPDAAAAVSELRTQIYQPHMALIIFFCSSNYDLQQLTTAIHQHFPDECVVGCTTAGEIGPAGYLNHSLTGISFSATCCTAVVGHLDRLQSFDISYGRTFAQDLLRQLENTDAYTETNQNFGFLLIDGLSVREEPVTHALQDGLGRIRMVGGSAGDELNFEQTWIFVNGQFNPDSAALVLINTSLPFHLFKTQHFVSGHERMVVTEVDAKNRVVKEINGLPAAAEYARLVNVDPEQLTSDHFAAWPVVVMIDGTDFVRSIQHANPDGSLTFYCAIDEGVVLRVAHGENMFDKLTTTLETLEEQLEHIQGMLVCDCILRNLEAARDGSKAAISELLNQYNAVGFSTYGEQFGGVHINQTLTGIAFGEETVFGSETVFGKQIACGNKEDTND, encoded by the coding sequence ATGGGTAAGCCAAATCCGATTCTGACAGGTCATTCTTGCGCACCGGACGCAGCAGCCGCCGTTTCAGAACTTCGGACACAAATTTATCAGCCACACATGGCGTTGATCATTTTCTTCTGTTCCAGCAACTATGATTTACAGCAACTCACGACGGCAATTCATCAGCACTTTCCTGATGAATGTGTTGTGGGCTGCACCACCGCAGGTGAAATCGGTCCGGCGGGTTATCTGAACCACAGCCTGACGGGAATCAGCTTTTCTGCGACATGCTGTACCGCTGTCGTTGGCCATCTGGATCGACTCCAATCTTTTGACATTTCTTATGGTCGCACTTTTGCCCAAGATCTCCTGCGTCAGTTGGAAAATACCGACGCTTATACGGAGACCAACCAAAATTTTGGTTTCTTGTTGATTGATGGACTCTCCGTGCGTGAAGAGCCGGTCACCCATGCTTTACAAGACGGTCTCGGTAGAATTCGGATGGTTGGCGGCTCTGCCGGTGACGAACTGAACTTTGAACAGACGTGGATCTTTGTCAACGGACAATTCAATCCTGATAGTGCAGCGCTGGTCCTGATCAATACCTCTCTTCCGTTCCACCTGTTTAAGACACAACACTTTGTCTCCGGCCATGAACGAATGGTAGTGACCGAAGTCGATGCCAAGAATCGTGTCGTCAAAGAAATCAATGGATTGCCGGCAGCCGCTGAATATGCTCGCCTCGTCAACGTTGACCCAGAACAGCTCACCTCGGATCACTTTGCTGCTTGGCCGGTCGTGGTCATGATTGACGGGACTGATTTTGTTCGCTCGATCCAGCATGCCAACCCGGATGGTAGCCTGACTTTCTATTGTGCCATCGACGAAGGTGTGGTGCTCAGAGTCGCTCATGGTGAAAACATGTTCGATAAATTAACCACAACCTTGGAAACACTGGAAGAACAGTTAGAGCATATTCAGGGCATGTTAGTGTGTGACTGTATATTGCGTAATCTGGAAGCGGCTCGGGACGGCAGCAAAGCGGCTATCAGTGAATTACTCAACCAGTACAACGCGGTCGGATTCAGTACTTATGGCGAACAATTTGGCGGCGTCCATATTAATCAAACGCTGACCGGTATTGCATTTGGCGAGGAGACAGTATTTGGCAGCGAGACGGTATTTGGCAAACAAATAGCGTGCGGTAACAAGGAAGATACCAATGACTGA
- a CDS encoding SPFH domain-containing protein translates to MDIVNLLFNNVFTVPVALLIFVFFLLKSSIIFVPQNQAYLIERFGKYLSTKEAGLHFLVPFIDRIAADRSLKEQAVDVPQQSAITKDNISLHVDGVLYFRVLDPYKATYGVDDYVFAVTQLSQTTMRSELGKMELDKTFEERDALNTNIVSAINEAAGPWGIQVLRYEIKDIIPPQSVMEAMEAQMKAERVKRAQILESEGDRQAAINRAEGEKQSIVLSAEADKAEKILRAEGEAKAIIAVANAQAEALQTVGESANTESGQKAVQLELATKAIAAKEAIAKESSMVILPDNATDASSIVAQATSIISQLNKSR, encoded by the coding sequence ATGGATATCGTGAATCTACTGTTTAATAATGTTTTTACAGTGCCTGTCGCACTGCTTATTTTTGTATTCTTTTTACTCAAGTCCTCGATTATTTTTGTGCCTCAGAATCAAGCTTATCTGATCGAACGGTTTGGCAAATATCTGTCAACCAAAGAAGCCGGATTGCATTTTTTGGTGCCCTTTATTGATCGAATCGCGGCGGATCGTTCATTAAAAGAACAGGCCGTTGATGTTCCCCAGCAGAGTGCGATTACCAAAGATAATATTTCCCTGCATGTCGATGGTGTGCTGTATTTCCGGGTGCTTGATCCATATAAAGCGACTTACGGGGTTGATGACTATGTTTTTGCGGTGACTCAGCTATCCCAGACAACCATGCGTTCTGAGCTGGGTAAAATGGAGTTGGATAAAACCTTCGAAGAGCGTGATGCGCTGAACACCAATATTGTTTCTGCAATCAATGAGGCGGCCGGCCCTTGGGGGATTCAGGTGTTGCGTTATGAAATCAAGGATATTATTCCGCCTCAATCTGTCATGGAAGCGATGGAAGCCCAAATGAAAGCTGAGCGGGTCAAGCGGGCTCAGATTCTCGAATCAGAAGGGGATCGTCAGGCCGCGATTAACCGTGCTGAAGGTGAGAAACAGTCAATCGTGTTATCAGCGGAAGCCGATAAAGCCGAGAAAATACTCCGTGCAGAAGGGGAAGCTAAAGCGATTATTGCTGTGGCAAATGCACAGGCGGAAGCGCTGCAAACGGTCGGTGAGTCCGCCAATACGGAAAGCGGCCAGAAAGCGGTTCAGCTTGAACTGGCGACCAAAGCCATTGCAGCGAAAGAGGCGATTGCCAAAGAGTCGTCCATGGTGATTCTGCCAGATAACGCGACTGATGCCAGTTCTATCGTGGCACAGGCGACGTCGATCATTAGTCAGTTGAATAAGAGTCGATAA
- a CDS encoding NfeD family protein, with translation MDFIIAHLVQVLAVTGLILLVVEVLVLGASTFVLLLMGMGLLLASLSMYLDWIPTTWQWALVATTFYTLLSGGVLWPIFKRAQKKPEHTSVHSDLIGHSFVLPQDTTPEKPTSYRFSGIEWRLITQEPLTKGTLVEVIHLQVGELFIRAKS, from the coding sequence ATGGATTTCATCATAGCGCATTTGGTGCAGGTATTAGCTGTAACCGGATTAATCCTGTTAGTGGTTGAAGTGTTGGTGCTGGGCGCGAGCACATTTGTGCTGTTATTGATGGGGATGGGGCTATTACTCGCGTCCCTGTCGATGTACCTCGACTGGATTCCCACCACATGGCAATGGGCGCTGGTGGCTACGACCTTCTATACGCTGCTCTCCGGTGGTGTATTGTGGCCGATTTTTAAACGTGCTCAGAAAAAGCCAGAACACACGAGCGTACACAGTGATTTGATTGGTCATAGCTTTGTGTTACCGCAAGATACTACACCGGAAAAACCGACATCGTATCGTTTCTCTGGCATTGAGTGGCGTTTGATCACCCAAGAGCCATTAACCAAAGGGACTTTAGTCGAAGTGATTCATTTGCAAGTCGGTGAATTATTCATCCGGGCGAAATCGTAA
- a CDS encoding exonuclease domain-containing protein has translation MMLTDWLQHWKYPSDAEALRQRIQIAPHWSAALQAYLSHPFAQPETPLGELRFLALDFETTGLAPAHDQILSIGMVDLTLEAIDIASHEELLINHGKFIKPETAQINGLTPHALAQGISLADGMNRLLERAQGKILLAHHCQIEKCFIATFFRHHAQLQSFPACFVDTLDIEKRFSYAGKSRQHDSYQLDDLRRFYHLPDYCSHSAASDALACGELFLVQIKKLNLQKTPIRQLLTR, from the coding sequence ATGATGCTCACTGACTGGCTGCAACACTGGAAATATCCATCCGACGCAGAGGCGCTACGGCAACGGATTCAAATCGCCCCTCATTGGTCAGCGGCATTACAGGCATATTTGTCACATCCCTTTGCTCAGCCAGAAACACCACTCGGTGAGCTCCGGTTTCTGGCGCTTGATTTCGAAACGACAGGTCTGGCACCTGCACATGATCAAATCCTCTCGATTGGGATGGTTGATTTAACTTTAGAAGCCATTGATATCGCCAGTCATGAAGAACTGTTGATCAACCATGGCAAGTTCATCAAACCAGAGACCGCACAAATCAACGGGCTGACGCCGCATGCCTTGGCGCAAGGTATCTCTCTGGCCGATGGGATGAATCGGCTGTTGGAACGGGCACAGGGGAAAATATTACTGGCGCATCATTGCCAGATAGAAAAATGTTTTATCGCAACCTTTTTCCGACATCATGCGCAATTGCAATCGTTTCCTGCCTGTTTCGTCGATACTCTCGATATCGAAAAACGATTCAGTTACGCAGGGAAAAGCAGACAACACGACAGCTATCAGTTGGATGACTTACGCCGTTTCTACCATCTGCCCGATTACTGTTCACATTCGGCAGCCAGCGATGCTCTCGCCTGTGGCGAACTCTTTTTAGTTCAGATTAAAAAACTGAACTTACAAAAAACCCCTATCAGGCAATTACTGACCCGATAG
- a CDS encoding DUF294 nucleotidyltransferase-like domain-containing protein: protein MSTSITPNIHDFLVRIDPFDKLPPALVASMANTVKVKYLVKGETIDFSSLCEQRYLYIIRTGAIEQRTQTGELRARLGQDDQFGFTFLKPLVNAEDGYQAQAIDDSLLYLIPHQELTLVCETYPDFADYFASQANIRLTSAVNDVCKKEAKGLFFRTVGEIASENITIVNCHDSIRDVARMMCGHIPHKQRSSCAVVMQDQDIVGLVTDRDMTQSVVASGRDIDEPIATVMTQHPHLIEHDAKVIQAISLMMQYNIRCLPVLTGKRVTGLLTTTHLVHNHRTQSLFLLEKIKYASSVNALANLKSERETIFQALVEGGVSAEIQGQIMSMMMDAFTRRIIQLSEEILGPPPCEYAWVVAGSHARNEVHMLSDQDSALVLSEHAREEHKLYFTHLAMRVCNALAACGYPVCDGRYMAASPKWCQPVSRWKEYYQKWVSSPEYNRLLSISVFLEVRAIYGQRDLVDQIQHHLHDCIQKSSGFIPALVRDAIETQPPLGIFNHLVLEKSGQNSNTLNIKKYALNLIIDLARIFSLAAGGSLTGTEERFRYAAKHGVLSQDSCENIIGAFRFITQVRFRHQLNAILAGATPNNHIIPDHFSSFERKHLKDAFKIISELQDVAKLKFVKGR, encoded by the coding sequence ATGAGTACGTCGATCACGCCTAACATCCATGATTTTCTGGTCAGAATCGACCCGTTCGATAAGTTACCGCCAGCATTGGTTGCTTCAATGGCCAATACGGTCAAAGTCAAATATCTCGTGAAAGGCGAAACGATTGATTTTAGTTCGTTGTGTGAACAACGCTATCTATACATCATCAGAACCGGTGCGATAGAACAACGAACTCAAACGGGTGAGTTGCGAGCCAGACTCGGTCAGGATGATCAATTTGGCTTTACCTTCCTCAAACCATTGGTGAATGCAGAAGACGGCTATCAGGCACAGGCTATCGATGACTCACTGCTGTATTTGATTCCCCATCAGGAGCTGACGCTGGTCTGTGAAACCTATCCGGATTTTGCTGACTATTTTGCGTCTCAGGCCAACATTCGGCTGACCTCCGCAGTCAACGATGTGTGTAAAAAAGAAGCCAAAGGGCTTTTCTTCCGCACAGTCGGAGAAATCGCGAGTGAAAATATTACGATCGTCAACTGCCATGACAGTATCCGTGATGTCGCACGCATGATGTGCGGTCATATCCCTCACAAGCAGCGCAGTTCTTGCGCGGTCGTCATGCAGGATCAAGACATTGTCGGCCTCGTGACGGATCGGGATATGACACAATCGGTCGTTGCGAGCGGACGTGACATTGATGAGCCGATTGCAACGGTCATGACGCAGCATCCGCATTTGATCGAACACGATGCTAAAGTGATCCAAGCCATCTCACTGATGATGCAATACAACATCCGCTGTTTACCGGTTTTAACAGGCAAGCGAGTCACAGGGCTTCTCACCACCACGCATCTGGTTCACAACCATCGCACCCAGTCGCTGTTTCTACTCGAAAAAATTAAATACGCCAGTTCAGTCAATGCGTTGGCGAATCTCAAAAGCGAGCGGGAAACGATATTTCAGGCGTTAGTCGAAGGGGGCGTGAGCGCTGAAATTCAAGGCCAGATCATGTCCATGATGATGGATGCGTTTACACGCCGCATTATTCAACTCAGTGAAGAAATCCTCGGCCCGCCTCCCTGTGAATATGCCTGGGTGGTTGCCGGCTCGCATGCCCGTAATGAAGTCCACATGCTTTCCGATCAAGATAGCGCCTTAGTTCTCTCGGAACATGCCCGTGAAGAACATAAACTCTACTTCACTCATCTGGCAATGCGCGTCTGTAATGCACTGGCAGCCTGTGGCTATCCGGTCTGTGACGGTCGCTATATGGCTGCGTCCCCGAAATGGTGTCAACCCGTTTCCCGTTGGAAAGAATACTATCAAAAATGGGTATCCAGCCCGGAATATAACCGGCTATTGAGTATCAGTGTATTTCTTGAAGTCCGGGCCATTTATGGTCAACGAGATCTGGTTGATCAAATTCAGCACCATTTGCATGATTGTATTCAAAAAAGCTCTGGGTTTATTCCGGCATTAGTGCGTGATGCGATTGAAACTCAGCCTCCGCTTGGAATTTTCAATCATCTGGTGCTCGAGAAAAGCGGGCAAAACAGTAATACCCTGAATATTAAAAAGTATGCGCTGAATCTGATCATTGATCTGGCAAGAATTTTCAGTCTTGCTGCCGGTGGTTCTCTGACTGGCACGGAAGAACGCTTTCGTTATGCAGCGAAGCACGGCGTACTCTCTCAGGATAGTTGTGAAAACATTATTGGCGCTTTTCGTTTTATCACGCAGGTTCGCTTTCGCCATCAACTGAATGCGATTCTGGCCGGAGCGACACCGAATAATCATATTATTCCCGACCATTTCAGCAGCTTTGAACGTAAACATCTGAAAGACGCGTTTAAGATTATCAGCGAATTACAGGATGTCGCTAAGCTGAAATTTGTCAAAGGACGATAG
- a CDS encoding YgjV family protein — protein MGDTIFVNDTLAQALGLVSFALGLSTFYQKNDRRLKILMLVFNLNHCIHYLLLGSTVSALSTMLSAARTTTAIFVSSVRVAAIFIVISLVSGVWMANHWWDLWSVVGTVIGTYSVFCLAGIKMRIGFLLGGICWLINNIIVGSIGGVMLEASLLSMNLLTIYRIHRQASNMLIKTPEC, from the coding sequence GTGGGTGACACAATTTTTGTCAATGATACATTGGCACAAGCGTTAGGTTTGGTCAGTTTTGCTTTAGGGCTTTCGACTTTTTATCAAAAGAATGATCGGCGTCTGAAAATATTGATGCTGGTTTTCAACCTGAATCACTGTATTCATTATCTGTTACTGGGTTCAACAGTTTCGGCACTCAGCACCATGTTATCTGCCGCCCGGACGACCACCGCTATTTTTGTCTCTTCGGTCCGCGTGGCAGCGATCTTTATTGTGATCAGTCTCGTCAGCGGTGTATGGATGGCAAATCATTGGTGGGATCTCTGGTCAGTTGTGGGGACGGTTATCGGCACCTATTCGGTCTTCTGTCTTGCTGGTATTAAGATGCGGATCGGGTTTCTGCTGGGCGGCATATGCTGGCTCATCAATAACATAATTGTTGGCTCGATTGGTGGGGTGATGTTGGAAGCTTCATTATTGAGTATGAATCTATTGACGATATATCGCATTCATCGACAAGCGAGCAATATGTTGATAAAAACGCCGGAATGTTAA
- a CDS encoding efflux RND transporter periplasmic adaptor subunit encodes MICRICQQRPPSIAGRFSRYRVWRQWLGLWILISGLTACYDDARPVTVEPKPVRPVKTMVVSSVKTTPVVTQVGDIEAYQQTLLGFRIAGRILERRFDVGDLVHQGAVLATLDPSNANNALKQANAELDNAKSAATLARRTLARMKKLLPNGAISRSRYDEAKSDWQAAASQLERAQAAVKDAQDNLQFTHLIAPQDGVISETNANPGQVVSAGQQVFKLAYNGQLDAVFEVPEQVLQTRIEDPQITVSLLSNPEIKTRAKLRDITPQADPYTRTYRVRVTLVDPPELMGLGAIVKGQLQLPTIDQVIVPKAALTRQGDQPAVYVVDGQSNALRLKLISVTRYSDDALYISSGLDAGDQVVIAGVNQLRPGLKVRLMQGGE; translated from the coding sequence ATGATATGTCGCATTTGTCAGCAAAGACCGCCATCGATTGCTGGTCGGTTTTCCCGATATCGCGTTTGGCGACAGTGGCTTGGGTTATGGATTTTAATCAGCGGATTAACGGCTTGTTATGATGATGCCCGTCCGGTGACGGTTGAGCCGAAACCGGTTCGTCCGGTCAAAACCATGGTTGTCTCATCGGTGAAAACCACTCCGGTTGTGACACAAGTCGGTGATATTGAAGCTTATCAGCAAACGTTGCTGGGGTTTCGGATTGCCGGACGCATACTTGAGCGCCGGTTTGATGTCGGTGATCTCGTGCACCAAGGGGCGGTTTTAGCGACCTTGGATCCCAGTAATGCCAATAATGCTCTCAAGCAGGCTAACGCGGAACTGGATAATGCAAAATCAGCGGCAACCCTTGCTCGGCGAACTCTTGCCCGGATGAAAAAACTATTACCCAACGGGGCGATTTCCCGCTCTCGTTACGATGAGGCAAAATCAGACTGGCAAGCCGCTGCTTCCCAGCTTGAGCGGGCTCAGGCTGCCGTTAAAGATGCGCAAGATAACCTACAGTTTACCCATCTGATTGCGCCACAAGATGGGGTGATCAGTGAGACCAATGCGAACCCCGGACAGGTTGTCAGTGCAGGGCAGCAAGTCTTTAAACTCGCCTACAATGGGCAGTTGGACGCCGTGTTTGAAGTGCCTGAGCAGGTTTTACAGACCCGGATCGAAGACCCGCAAATTACAGTTTCTCTACTCTCGAATCCTGAAATCAAAACTCGCGCTAAATTACGTGACATTACCCCACAGGCCGATCCGTATACCCGGACATACCGCGTTCGGGTCACGCTGGTTGATCCGCCAGAACTGATGGGGCTGGGTGCAATTGTCAAAGGGCAATTACAACTTCCCACGATTGATCAGGTTATCGTGCCGAAAGCGGCTTTGACACGTCAAGGGGATCAGCCGGCCGTTTATGTGGTTGATGGGCAGAGCAATGCGCTGCGACTGAAGTTGATATCGGTCACTCGCTACAGCGATGATGCGCTTTATATTTCTTCAGGGCTCGATGCCGGTGATCAGGTTGTCATTGCCGGTGTCAATCAACTGCGACCCGGTTTGAAAGTCCGGCTGATGCAGGGAGGGGAATGA